The following proteins come from a genomic window of Macrobrachium rosenbergii isolate ZJJX-2024 chromosome 39, ASM4041242v1, whole genome shotgun sequence:
- the LOC136825698 gene encoding uncharacterized protein: protein MVTFGVLLITLSFASIWTTSEAQVGMSLLSQVLPRDTFLIGNPAVRPDGGFINGPPPPSLPPLVPFRQAALNQRVHDSSQDPVFHRPVLPPQNYPLQVNPLRQDQPRPDQQRQDQQRRDQLRPSTSRFSVDQQVPQLPVVPPRADIPQTPLATVANGSPLTHQTIPQRGTVPETSFGSFGGDFSTSVHQPGNTQSNPQRPPPTKTPVVSTGSFSSSGVSHNFPVNSQRKPVGQVPRRHPMCGVTPPTGDCRAAFPRYYYNPRTDQCDCFLYGGCGQEGLKYSYRTLEECVATCHPLNTEEGPVCEELFSEEVFFDTPVEKPVSVNQIATNPNTDHLSDGEILYIFANSVSPQELAARESNRVRQRTRLPGTFLTSPIG, encoded by the exons ATGGTGACATTCGGGGTGCTCCTAATCACTCTGTCCTTTGCGTCAATATGGACGACTTCCGAAGCTCAGGTGGGTATGTCTCTGCTCTCCCAGGTTCTCCCGAGAGATACTTTCCTCATCGGTAATCCAGCAGTGAGGCCAGACGGTGGCTTTATTAatggccctcctcctccttctcttcctccgtTGGTGCCTTTCAGACAAGCCGCTTTAAACCAGAGAGTACATGACAGCTCGCAAGATCCAGTTTTTCATCGCCCTGTACTCCCTCCCCAGAATTATCCCTTGCAAGTAAATCCATTGCGTCAGGATCAGCCACGTCCAGACCAGCAACGTCAGGACCAGCAACGTCGGGACCAGCTACGACCCTCTACATCTAGATTCTCCGTTGACCAGCAAGTGCCCCAGCTACCAGTTGTTCCTCCGAGAGCAGATATACCACAGACCCCGCTCGCCACAGTTGCCAATGGCTCGCCTTTGACACATCAAACTATTCCTCAAAGAGGTACTGTTCCAGAGACCTCGTTTGGTTCATTTGGCGGTGACTTTTCCACTTCAGTTCACCAACCAGGGAATACCCAAAGTAATCCTCAAAGACCACCTCCAACAAAGACACCGGTTGTTTCAACCGGCAGTTTCTCTTCATCTGGAGTCTCCCATAATTTTCCTGTGAATTCTCAGCGCAAGCCAGTGGGGCAAGTACCCAGGAGACATCCAATGTGTGGAGTGACACCGCCTACTGGTGACTGCCGTGCTGCATTCCCTAG GTACTACTACAATCCCCGAACGGACCAGTGTGACTGTTTTCTGTATGGAGGATGTGGTCAAGAGGGTCTGAAGTACAGCTACAGGACTCTCGAGGAATGTGTGGCCACCTGCCACCCACTGAACACTGAAGAGGGCCCCGTTTGTGAGGAGCTCTTCAGTGAAGAGGTCTTCTTTGACACCCCAGTCGAAAAGCCTGTTTCAGTCAACCAGATCGCTACCAACCCAAATACTGATCACTTATCAGATGGCGAGATTCTCTACATATTTGCAAATTCTGTCTCTCCGCAAGAGCTCGCTGCCAGAGAAAGCAACAGAGTGAGACAGAGAACCCGTTTGCCTGGAACTTTCCTGACTAGTCCCATCGGGTGA
- the LOC136825576 gene encoding cuticle protein AMP1A-like: MKAAILLACCLGCAVARPQGAADSGASAGGAPEIGASVVTPIPILIDERVPIDPFGGFGMRFQTGNGISWAENAVAAGPLNQVTRTGQYTFTHPDGTPHLLTYTAGINGFQPISDLIPTPHPLEPWHIEQIEFAARQKAAEAAAAAESQVSA; this comes from the exons ATGAAGGCT GCCATTCTCCTCGCTTGCTGCCTAGGATGCGCCGTGGCCCGCCCACAAGGTGCTGCCGACAGCGGTGCCTCCGCAGGAGGCGCCCCTGAAATCGGGGCCTCCGTCGTCACTCCCATTCCCATCCTGATCGACGAAAGAGTCCCCATCGATCCCTTCGGCGGCTTTGGAATGAG ATTCCAGACCGGAAACGGAATCAGCTGGGCCGAAAACGCCGTGGCCGCCGGCCCTCTGAACCAAGTTACTAGGACCGGCCAGTACAC ATTCACGCATCCCGACGGAACTCCCCATCTCCTGACCTACACCGCTGGCATCAACGGATTCCAGCCCATCTCAGATCTGATCCCCACTCCCCACCCACTCGAACCATGGCACATCGAACAG ATCGAATTTGCCGCCCGTCAGAAGGCAGCCGAGGCAGCCGCAGCAGCGGAGAGTCAGGTGTCAGCATAA